The region acgaggctgtgtttatataactgaattcatttatacaaacacaaccttgagtaaattaaagagagtacttaagggatctggaatgggcgtttcgatagtattttttgtgggacatgagagcacatcagacatatggaattgcattcctaatacgaagaattcTTTACgaagtctttctgatatcaaataattttcattttttgaaaatcacgatgtaataggcctacaaattttatgacaaattattaaaattcgatgtttttcatatttttgatatacatgtataacagtcctcgaagtaaattttataaatctaatgacatattcttaaagtgtatgtagcctggaggaaaagccgatcaattgaaaaattttgacctttcatattgaaaatatggactttttttccaaaatgacctaatttttttgtgttttgggatgAAGATCCATAtctgcaatacgaaaggtcaaaatgttcaattgatcgtcggctttttcatcccacctacatacactttaagtaaaaatcatcatttgcgaatttcaaaaaaaaatctaaattattttatatcaaaaggacatacttcgtattcagaatgcaattcaacatgtctgatgtgctctaatgtcccacaataaatactgtccaaacgttcataccccatcccttaaatggggaaacttaggcaggcgataaagagaaaatatatttacttaacCACTTATGGATCCTGTcaattgagacttaatgtctgttaagtgagggctgttatttgaacagttatgggattagttaataatattattttggtttcaggtggtggtcgcagtgcattctctaaattcagtacatttccaccgtcaaccgtgtattgaatgggattattttgaaattttaaaacgcttgaaatatcacaaagaaataggcctatgttaataaataatataaatacaagctaaaaccgttggggttcgataatgaaccccacaaaattaaccgagtatattggaaaatgccgtacggccgggcggtgtcacaagttcccggctctatcatgccactcgccgcctgataggtttctacctagctcttacaaatgttattcgggtcaaattcattgtcagaacacggagataaaatagcattgaaatagaaatagatgtatcaaggacgtgtatgaacattaataaatagatgtatagaggatgttacgcttatgaacatgattttcaacattgttaacaatattgctagtatgtcaacaaatgaaagttctgtaatttgttgaaattcttcaatactaaattattttgaatgtcatcaaattgtaaatctctagtcacattttcgatgtattattaacaactagctatgtagcaaagacgttaacttcatgtacaaaacattaacgctcttattttgtaaacattgtatacccatagctacattaatcaacaataaatgttctgtaattgttcctTATCCCTCATTTCTATTcgactttcagtgtattagcaagtagatgtatatacagggtgtatcaaaatgattggtaccgacgacttctcattttttaccgaattattttactattttgtgtaccagtttggggttaattgtttaaatatttgtaattataatagatttatcttctctaagaattttagataattaagatagcacattctgttcagaagttacgtgattctaaaggaaagtaagtgttttacacttttcatcgcaacgctggatcagtagcgcaccattttcaaagctctattttactacagataccttgtgagaatgatatgttgaaaatcatggaaatacttttcccttgcctatttcttcattcataatatatataaatgttctaatcattggttgagagtaatattattgacttgaataatttaggtggggtaaaagaagtttgtgtatcaatggcttccagggcggtaatttaattATTGTAGTATTGaggttactaagtagatggtgtggcagaatggctatagactggaGACAGTGTAGGTTTAGgctagacctggtaaaagttattggaatggctccatagTATTCCACATTTCAGCATACTTTCATAGTAAAGAAtcactggttgacacgaagctatggaagagtgcagagaagatttagaagagcAACGAGTAtaccatgcaaacatgctataacttgaaatgtttcaaaatttgatatgggcagtcacagaatggatccatcccaggtgttaagttcattcaagatagggcttcacctcacactgccagagtcgtaaggcagggacttcaagaactatctttctaaaagcatgtgtaaagcaattttatgttatgtagactgaaaTGAGATATTGAttgagagcatgtatgcaataaatagttcaagcagtgaacctattcattttgtgtatgtaaaaccatgattacgtcgatcttcgtttaaatgacaatagatcccagatgcatcaacctatcatcttCATATTATTAGATCGATAAGTTAACATATGATCCTTTCTATTTattgtacaaaaactatattaattagcaattttatatttttgatatatttttgaaaatgtcacatagcccggtaccaatcattttgatacaccctgtatgtataaCAGATGctattcgtttgtaaacactttatttcataaacataggatacccaaagctacttattatgctaacaatgaacgttcattgactgttaggctaagtaaacgttacaggataatatgtattcaaattctgcctcaaggttcctgcttaaattgtgttcaagaatcaactaagatttatttggcccaccttttgccagtacacacaatggtcagaattaaatagccaaaatgattagacaaatatgCTACACTGTCCATATActgagtacagtctcattgcaagatcataggctaagtaccgtagtccttgtcatttgaggtacgtaaaaacatactcattatgatcgatgcgaattatagaaacagttcaaacaatacaataactacacctttatcttgacacttcctcatttgttcgccctgttcctttttaaaggaatttttatttgccaaatgtttcatttcaaaaataccaaatgataatttgaacgacttatccttcactttcaagcaattttttttttacacttgcgctgagaTCACTGCATTGGACTTTAAGGAACTAGGTTAATTGCTAATCATTTACTTCAGTCTGTGCTGGGAATTATTCGAACGCTGTTCCTCTTTTACATTGCAATCAAAAGAAATACAAACATCTTATTGCATAATCCAAAGAATAATTAGAATTCAATTATTTTGATTCTAATCGCAAAAATGTAGGTAATGATAGTAGTTTCTATATGACGATTGTTGgatacaataatgtttttgaagcCAATTGAGAACAAAATATCTCCCGATCAAATAACTGCCTTTATTGTTAAGAAAACATGAAAATGCTACATCCATATCAAATACTTTTTTGATAAGGAATAAACTGACTGGTTTTCTGAATCAGGGCTGATCTACAATAGCGGAAAACTCGTCAAAACTTGAGAAAGTTCATAGAATCCATCATTCATGATAGTACACCCCCGcttcctttatttttttaaaccgcCTTTATCCTTTATCTGAATCTGTCTTGTGCTCCGTGTCAATAACCCAATGCTTTCTCCGGGGATATATCCAACACACGCCAACTGCTCCATTCGAAtgatcttcactttcaaaattgtTCTCCCGCCCTTGCTTTATAGGACAAATAAGACAACCTTTCCATTTGCTTTTGGTCACAGGCTGTTGTAAACAGAAATAGTGTCCAGCATCTCATGCCTATAACATTATACCTGGGTTCTGAGAAATATGCATGCCTCACCAAAAAGTAAATCGGATTTCAGATATTTGCAACGCAGAGATACTATACGCAGCTAAGGACAATATGTTCAATTTGAAATAAGGGTTAAGTAAGCGGAAGAGTGGTTGGAAAAGAATAGTACATAAGTGCTATGAGCTATTCTGTATGAAATATACATTTATGCGATACATATCTATCTCCGTATGGAATAAGTTTGCATTAGGTTTTAGTATCGTTAGTATTTGCAAGGCTTAAGTATCGCTATCTAGACAATAATATATCTACAATTTATTTACAGTAAAGTTGTACGATAAAGTTTAAAACTTCTAGGGAAAGGGATATTTTATGATTCTAGCATTCTCATTTTAGGGTATGGTTCAAAAGATATCCACTAAAAAGCTTATTTCACAACTTTCAGTTGATTCAGTCATTGAATTGAGTTACGCATAATTGCATATATTATTGTATTACGGGACCCCTTAGGCTACTGTATTGTAATTTCCGACTGTTAACAGAAAATACAATATTGACAGTGggtgatgatgctgtggatcatgaagtgcccctttaatggaATTATCAGCAATTTTCTGTTCGTAATGTTTTGTATAACTGCTCCTCCAAACGATCAGTAATCATAAATATGACGATGAATCTCATATAACATTGCAGATAGGTGTAAACTGATATCCAAGCCACAGTGTTAGCCATAGTTTCCGAATTTGATACTCGCGAGATAACGAAAACCCATAATTTGACACAACCATCATTTTAGTTAAGGCAATATTAACACATTCGGTGCTTTTTCCAAATTAATTATTACTGGGTGTTCTGGTCTAGCAAATCACTTTTATTGAACACTTTCATAAACAGCGGGAGGTGACGGCAGAACATCATCCTGGTTTCTTGTTGCAATTTCTACAAAGAATGCAAAGCAAAGACATGAAGTTTTAATGGCACAACTATAATAGATTACATTGAGGATGGAtctattaatttgttttttatttggtagAGAAAGTGCCGTATCAATAAATGCAGTCTTTTTCAGATGAAATAATTAATTAGTGAGGTGTTATATTTTTACTAACGCAGACACATACCGTTCTCAAGCTCCATGTATTGTTCCTCACCATTTTCCATCTTGATGAGATCCATATATGTCGTGGTGTTCTCCGCATTAGACGGTGTGTTATTTGCTTCCTTTTGACCTTCCTTTAGTTTCTTAGACCTATCAAGTAATGATAATAATGGTTAACACAGGACAAGGACCCGTTCCTACAGAAATATAACTGAAACATGTCTGCAGACCTATCCTTTAGAGATAAAGATATACATTGTTTGCACCAGACAAAATGCAAATATCTGAATTTGAGCTTGTAATAGTTTTGGATGTCTTAACCATCAAAACATATTGATATTTGTTTTAACGAACGATAGGGTGTAACACCCAGAGTAATACCGTTAATGGGCTTTTCTAGCAACGCGAACTTGTAAACTAGAGAAATTTCACTTTCTTGTTACAGAGTTGGCCTACTGCACACCCAATATCACCTTCATTCCATTCATAACTGTTGTCTAAGGCTATGATGAACAAAGGCATCCACTTCCGATGTATGACTTCAGTATCAAATATAGTATTTAAAGCCATGTGTACGATTTCCgtttaaattttgttaaaataatacTGTCAGGGAGGGTTTATGTCCATTTTGAaccaaaataacaaggtaaagtgaaagaaacccactGACTATATTGGAGGGCTTAATGTCGTATTACGAAATGTTGAAATTCAACGTGTAACAAAACGTGTAAGTTAGAACATATGTAAAGATTACAAATAGTTATAGCAAAATAACAGGTTTGAAAAAACCTAACCATTTGGAATGCGACGGCTTTAATTGCGTTGGAGTTGCTCAATCATGTCCCTTATTTGAGGCCATTTGAGGTGATTTACTCTACACGTTTACGTTAGATGATGCCTATATTTACTAGTTACAAACTATATTACATAAATCATACCTTCTAAACAGAAATACACAGACCAATATCACGATAATCATGACGAAAGCACCAAATGGCAAACCAATAGCTAAAGTAATGATAGTATCTGCGAAAAAGTTCAACACACAAATGTTGGATATAACTATTTTTAGTAATGCTTTAAGGTTGAAAGCTAAAACATACTTTACAATTATCACTGCTCTTTGTACCAATACACACCGACCCGGTTGGGTACTTCATcttatttaaagtcataatgtacgatttcaaaacaaatataattttgtgcgaactttatttcaaatttaaatggCGTTCTTTTATTATTGGAAGTTAATACGCCGGGGTCGGGGTGCGTTGACTATTATACGTAGTAGAGCATCAATTAACAAGGAACGACATTACTTGATAGCAAGGAGTTatacagtgcctcatttcaaatgtttagttttagttttggtgttggttttggtcacgtggtttcctattgtcctgcctaaccacttgaatcataagatatcgaactcattgtttctaccttttgtttaaaaccgaacatttgtgtcagtcagtttcggttttggtttcagtttcttataagtggtgtgaatcgtaaaattatttgatttgaagtaacctactctaagtatacaaaagaaatgtttaaatttcgcagtgcaatattcacgaggagagaaatcgagcatggtaatctacattgaaagacgtggtttacaaaagcgaataagcctaggctaattcacctgtgaaaaaatatagaccatcgaaatatttgcattcgacattacaaaagggccactattgtaattgtataggtgctataaacaaaatcgattcatgtccttaatcccatgtaccagaatcgatggaaggccattatatgacctctaataacctaatgacttttactgaagcaatttttactgcaaaaagtagaagatagaggggagaagactgtgaattttgtttattttgaacaattccaagtaaaacgaAGTTGgcttactcacgttttagtgacgtttcaccactacactagtggcttcttcagactggcaactcatcacatctgataGGCAACAGGAcacaccgtagagggcgtgatgagttggtcaaagatgttgttgagtgagtaggccccctcgtccttgtttagagtgtcttgtccttttcggcggatccagatggcttctttcagccacctggtggtcttATCTGCTTCACGATCAatcacttttgagtcctcccaattgatggagtgatttgtagaggctacatgatcagtgatggcggatttgtgaatgtctgtgacagaTGATTGGCGTTTTGCTCGAGTAAATGGTTTtgattcaaatttctccacctctttctgATGCTCTTTGAGTCGGATACCAAAAGGGCgaccagtttcaccaatgtaggaACTTGGGCAGTCACCGCAGGGTATTTCATAAATGGCTTCCGCTTTCTGTTGAGGGAGAAGTTTATCCTTTGGATGGACGAGCATATTGCGGATGGTACGATGCGGCTTCATGGCTGTGGAAAATCCGTGTCTTTTAAACACCCTGCACACACGCTCGCATACGCCCTCTATATAGGGAACCACAACCATGCCTTTGGTTTTTCACTATCATCTTTTCGTTTGGAGGAAAGTTTTGTCTTAGGAGTGGATCTGTCTTTTTTGACTTTATTGATTGACCAATCCGGGTAACCGCACGTGGTCAACGCTTCGCGGATGTTACCCTCCTCTTTTTGTCTGTCCGTTTCCTCGGTAACCAACGCGTCACTCCTGTCTAACAGAGTTCTAACAACACCCAGCTTTTGATGTAAAgggtggtgggaggagaactgaagatattggtcagtgtgcgTTTTCTTGCGATAGATACAGAGTTTCACTGATCCATCCGGCTTTCTGGTAATTAAGGTGTCGAGGAAAGGAATCGAACCTTCTTGTTCTTGCTCGTAAGTAAACTTGATACTGTTGGTAGGGTCGATGGAATTTAAGCGTTCTGTGAGGTTGTCTACTTCTCCTTTGCGTACTATTTCCAACACGTCATCTACGTATCTTTTCCAGAGACGCGGGCGGCAGGCTACCGGGGCTGTGGAAATAGCTTTCTGTTCCAGCCACTCCATGAATATATTACAAGCAAAGGGGCTGAGAGGGCTACCCATCGCCATACCGAACCGTTGGCGGTAAATATCACCGGAGTAGCTAAAGTAGGCAACCGTGGCAAGACAAAATTTGGTAAGTTCGACGATGTCATTGATGTTgaggagtgttctgtttttgaggTCTTTGTCTTCGTTTAGTTTTTCACGAAGGACATGAAGAGTGAGATCGATGGGGGTACTAGTAAACAGCGCCACCACATCATGTGAATTGAGGATCTCATCTTCTGTAAGCACAATGTCTTTTAGGTCTTCCGCAAGACTTTTCGAATTCAGAACGTGGTGCTCAGATTggccaactatggggctcaaaatATCAGCTAAGGACTTGGCCACGTTATATCCGATAGAGCCTGTAAAGTCCACGATGGGTCGCAACGGTGTTCCGTCTTTATGAATTTTTGGACTTCCATAAATTCTCGGAACATTTTCAGAGGTAGGATACAAAAATTGCTTATCTGCTTTCTTGATTTTATCCTCTCTTTCAAGTCTCTGCAAGATGGAAAACAACTCTCTTTTATGTTTTGCAGTCGGATCCTTGTCTAATTTTTCATATGTCTTGGAGTCGCTAAGGAGGAAGCACATTTTTTCTTGATATTCAGACTTGTCCATGACAACTGTAGCCCTGCCTTTGTCGGCCCCGAGGACCATGATAGACTCCTCTTTCTAGAGTTGTTTGATCGCGGTGCGCTCATCTTTGCTGATATTAGAAGGGGGCAATTTTGCCGATTTTAAAGTGCCAACAATCTCAGCACGCAATTGTGCAGCTTCCGGTTTGGTAAGCTTCCAGCATGCAAagacatctttgaccaactcatcacgccctctacggtgtgtcctgttgcctataaaagcaagcagtcagatgtgatgagttgccagtctgaagaagccactagtgtagtggtgaaacgtcactaaaacgtgagtaaaccaacttcgttttacttggaattgttcaaaatgaacaaaattcacagttgatatcaacattcctaatgaacttgttcaaagatgagaggggagaagagattgtgtggtgtgtgtgtgtgtggggggggggggttggagggcaagggggatatgggccgggagagagagaaacagatgagagagagcattggaagtgaaagagaaggggaggagagctcgagatgaagatatcgaatgtaggggaggaggaggggaaaggggtaatttagggaagaggtggttatatagggaggggccccctcttaaagaggtatgggttgtgcttcccggggataataaactaattcataatcaaatcatctccatgcatcgtttatgtttcatacaaacaaacaaatcccccatcCGCCCCATCcgtcaatatacgcgcatgtatatgatttctaggcctagaactcgtgagtgtaatatgccacctaccttcgacagagagcatcaactgtcgtccgcgggatagatttccgatatcaatcatgataataattatgttagcacaataggctattgtatacttctggttatataccctatactgtgtcctcccagcataatagtgttatgattgcagaccagatcagctctattatttaatcccttgatttttggtttctgaacaaaagagaaaccaaaactaaagatttgaaatgagggagtccTTCCATCATTAGTAAATTGAACCGATACAGCTATTGTACGCATCACACACGTCAAGTCAAGACAAGTTACTTCATAATGCTCCGTTGTAAAGTAACTTGTTCTTCCCCCACCTCTTAACCCAGCCTCCTCAGGTAAGCATGTGCCAACATAACATCAATAATGTGCCATTTCAGCTCATTTGGCCGGCTCAAAATTTACGGCGGACAAATACTGTAGTAAAAACTAAAATTGTCtgtgttttttaatggaaatcgaTCATTATTtctgtaataccgtaaaacctcgtctgcaAGCACATATAGTGTTTaggtgaaagctaaattaatacgaaacatgcgtaaatatgcaatacaatagattggtcttacaataatacctgtttgtatatgcttggaactgtaatttatttgctcaaattccataatggcgcctggattaatttagctttatcAGCAGCActgtaggttaaataccactaattatgtattacacgggtttcaatgggaaaatggctaattttgggtggaattttctcatattcagaactctcacagtaaaatgccactaatatcaggtgaaactatatgatttagatgccaaatgatcaaaaattcaacatagattgacctgagacttttcttgttttaacgcactgaaccgtaaacaccttaaaatgacagtgcgccctcgaagctgaaagttacaatatggtagggcgaatatttactaaaaccgaagccgtgcgtatgaattttggtactattacaagaaaaatgtcatataatgagagaaaatgtaccattttgaagcatcaaaccctaaaaagtacttttttggctatataacttgaccaatttcaacgattttaatgcagtctattcagatgccatgaaaacaaatagttactcgtcgtatttaaatgtatcgcccaggcctattagtggtatttaacctgtatatgcttgtagacgaggttttacggtataatatAATCACCCGATTGAGTCCTTAACGGTCGGTATACTTCGCTATATGGACCCTTCCCTGTGGCTGTTAGAGCAGCAATGCGGAACTCGTACTGGCTCAATTGGTCAACAACCACCGACAGCCTTTCTGTTGTATGTCCATTAGTTTGACTGGTATTTAGCTTCTCAGCATACTGATATTCGTACTCGATTATCGGACCATTGCGATGTCCACAAGGGACTGGTTCCCAGTGCATCTTGACTTTTCCTGGGGAAAATGCAGATGCTTGGATATGGGTTGGAGCCGCTGTAGGAACTGGAATACAACCCATGGAAACGAAAGCACTGAACAAAATTAGTTTTAAAAGgcaacaaatttaatatttttgttgaactCATCAACACAAAGATCAACTTTTGACTACCATAAATGAATGCACAACATTTTAGTACAAAAGCCATGTGtgtccagtagcgtagccaggattttagtgtgagggggcaaagccaaattttcgtcctcaTTTGTAAAGCTTTTGTCCCATTTTTAAGGACAGTTTACTCTGTGCCGTCCCAATTTTATCATTGAAACTTTTCTGTAGGGGGGCAGTTTGCACCCCACGCCCCTTCACTACGCACACGTATGTGTCACATATTGAGACAGTTTTGGTTTTCTATACGAGCTCTCTGAATCACATCAATATGTTCGAAGCTTTTTTTCatctgtaggcctactgttggtcaatgttttgAAATGGACGTCTCCGGGGGTcgtttattttgatatcaatatgtaaaccTACCGTCAATATCAGAAATTATGGTTCTCGTAACGGGATCACTCGGTAGATTACCATTTGCCGCCGTCACTGATATCGCGTATGTTGAAAATGGCTCCAAGTTGTAAAATGTATTATCCAGGTTACGTGTTTCAATCAAAACGTCGTGATGTTCATTGTCAACTTTGTCACTGCATTGGTCTAAGTTGATGAGTTCATAGGACACAAGGTAGTGGGTAAGACCACACTGGTGACTTGGTTCTTTCCATGATGCTTTGAGCTGTCTGGATGCTGTAGATGAGACGTTGAAGCCTTTTGGACTCTCTGGTGCTGTAAAAGGAAACACAATATTTGTTATGAACATAACAATGGTATTTGGATAGTGGCCATGAAAAAgtctacgcacaggcacaacgactagacgttgatccataagcctcagcacactttacaggttctCACTGATCACTACGGcaccatatcattccataaaccattaaacaacaacacagggactttgctgcttcaagtgTGTATACCCTAGACATTCctcaaataaccatcgcaaccaggatcagctccccgagtttcgtacgggttacaacgagacaactagcagtaagttccttgtccaggggaatttcaagttaactcaaaTTTCCACTAAAGCGTACTTTACAACCACCAaggttcaaacccgcaacctctcacaccattgtcgaacgccttatcgattgagctaacttgattgcATTCAGGGTTTGCCAAAGGTACTATAACCCAAATAACTATGTGAATATTTCAATACGATGGTTAATCGTACTCTTGTACTCCGAATTGGTTGGTGAATCCGATAAACTAACGTTAAAACATGAACAGATCACTGGTTCATCTTACCTATGGAACTTGTTTCAGTTTTTATATGGTAACTCGGTCCTGCTGAGTGCATATTTGTTGCCTTTATGTCAAATGTGTATGATGTACACGGACTCAAATTTTTTATTACATAGCTTCTTTGATTGCTGTCATTGATGATACTCTGATTTTTGTCACTTTCAAACTCATTCTGCCAGTATTGTACGATGAAACCGGTAAGCCCCTCAGAACACTGTATCCAATCTGAGCTGTCTGGAACCTACATaatgtgaataaataaatatctaaattaatagataatttaac is a window of Amphiura filiformis chromosome 2, Afil_fr2py, whole genome shotgun sequence DNA encoding:
- the LOC140138281 gene encoding neogenin-like, which encodes MKKRERKEIAGTNKTQTRNVEDGQEATDRTQCNVSDLLAEVDVFLSSDSDEIASHKRVFLLKVADGIPTLPVLAKPTGINHIDGLTFKLSWDPWNCTEDYGIGPAEKYRVQCWEKNDPTTVLSGHATVNPKWTIKLPKPETTYKCGVSVLKTVENEVITGPIGPAIEEKTKCGAPLMTPTFNKELHMNSNSIQLTWSVPDSSDWIQCSEGLTGFIVQYWQNEFESDKNQSIINDSNQRSYVIKNLSPCTSYTFDIKATNMHSAGPSYHIKTETSSIAPESPKGFNVSSTASRQLKASWKEPSHQCGLTHYLVSYELINLDQCSDKVDNEHHDVLIETRNLDNTFYNLEPFSTYAISVTAANGNLPSDPVTRTIISDIDVPTAAPTHIQASAFSPGKVKMHWEPVPCGHRNGPIIEYEYQYAEKLNTSQTNGHTTERLSVVVDQLSQYEFRIAALTATGKGPYSEVYRPLRTQSDTIITLAIGLPFGAFVMIIVILVCVFLFRRSKKLKEGQKEANNTPSNAENTTTYMDLIKMENGEEQYMELENEIATRNQDDVLPSPPAVYESVQ